The region CTCCACCATGACGATGTCGCGCGACACGCAGCTCGGCCTCGATTTCCCGGTCATCAACTACTACGACGGCCAGGGCTTCATGGTCCGCAAGAAGCTCGGCGTCTCCTCGGCCAAGGAGCTGAACGGCGCTTCGATCTGCACCCAGCAGGGCACCACGACCGAGCTGAACCTCGCCGACTACTTCCGTGCCAACAACATGAAGTACGAAGTCGTGGCTTTCGCGACCTCGGACGAGACGTTCAAGGCGTATGACGCCGGCCGCTGCGACGCGTTCACCACGGACGCCTCCGGCCTCTACGCCGAGCGCCTGCGCGCTTCGGCTCCGGACGATCATATCGTTCTGCCCGAGATCATCTCCAAGGAGCCCCTCGGCCCGGCAGTGCGCCACGGCGACAACCAGTGGGGCGATATCGTCCGCTGGACCCACTACGCGATGCTGAACGCCGAAGAACTCGGCGTGACCAAGGCCAATGTCGAGCAGATGAAGAACTCCGACAATCCGGAGATCAAGCGTCTTCTCGGTACGGAAGGCAAGTTCGGTGAAGCCACCGGCCTGACCAACGACTGGGCCGTGCGCATCATCAAGCACGTGGGCAACTACGGCGAGGTCTTCGAGAAGAACGTCGGCGAAGGCTCCAGGCTGAAGATCAAGCGCGGCCAGAACGCCCAGTGGACCAAGGGCGGCCTGCAATACGGCATCCCGGTTCGCTAAGCCGATCCAAGACCAGGACGCCCGGATTTTCCGGGCGTCCTACTCTCAAAGAACAACAAAAAGCCGCCCGTTCATGTCAGCATTGGCCGCATGAACAGGGGAGGACGGCAGGTATAAAATAATAAGCCGTCAGAGGATGAACTCAGTGCAGACCGCTGTCAGTCAGACATCGTCCCCCAAAAAATCGGTTCTATACGATCCGAAGGTTCGTGGAATTTTCTACCAGGTCGTTCTGGTCGCTGCGATCGTTTTCCTGTTCTACGTCGCCGCGACGAACGCCATCGAGAACCTGCAGCGCGCCAAGATCGCCTCAGGTTTCGGTTTCCTCAACAACACGGCCGGCTTCGATATCAGCCAGACGCTGATCCAGTTCAGCGCAGCCGGCGGCACCTACGGCGACGCCTTCGTCGTAGGGCTCCTCAACACGTTGATCGTGTCTGCCATCGGCATCTTCTTTACGACCATTCTCGGTTTCCTGATCGGCATTGCGCGCCTGTCCAAGAACTGGATGGTTGCGAAAGTCGCGATGGTCTATGTCGAGGTGCTGCGCAACATCCCGCTGCTGGTGCAGCTGCTGTTCTGGTACATCGCCGTCCTCGGCACCCTGCCGCAGCCACGGAATTCCCTTGAGATGGGGGCCGGGTTCTACCTGAATTCCCGCGGCCTTTTCATGGCCAAGCCCATCTGGGGGGCCAATATCTCGGTCATCGTCGCGGCTCTCGTGGTCGGTCTCGTCGGTACGTTCCTGTACCGCCGCTGGGCCAGGAAGCAGCAGGAACAGACCGGGCGGCAATATCCCGTCGGCAAGGTCACCCTGGCGCTGATCCTCGGCCTGCCGCTCCTGGCCTGGATCGTTCTCGCCCTGGCTGGTACCAATCCGATCTCCTTCGAATTGCCGCGCAAGGGAACCTTCAACCTGACCGGCGGCATGCAGATCCTGCCGGAATTCGTGGCGCTGCTGCTCGGCCTGACGACCTACACGGCGGCGTTCATCGCCGAGGTCGTCCGCGCCGGTATCCTGGCGGTTTCCAAAGGTCAGAGCGAAGCTGCCGGCTCCCTCGGCCTCACACCCGGGCAGACCCTGCGCCTTGTCGTGATCCCCCAGGCCATGCGCGTCATCGTTCCGCCGCTGACGAGCCAATATCTGAACCTGACGAAGAACTCCTCCCTGGCCGTGGCCATCGGCTATCCCGACCTCGTGCAGGTCTTCATGGGAACCGTGCTCAACCAGACCGGCCAGGCG is a window of Microvirga lotononidis DNA encoding:
- a CDS encoding amino acid ABC transporter substrate-binding protein; protein product: MKKALVSIAFGLTASLLATGASAQATLNSVKQKGFLTCGSNTGLAGFGQPDAQGNWTGLDVDLCRAIAAAIFDDPTKVRFIPLAAKDRFTALQSGEVDVLSRNSTMTMSRDTQLGLDFPVINYYDGQGFMVRKKLGVSSAKELNGASICTQQGTTTELNLADYFRANNMKYEVVAFATSDETFKAYDAGRCDAFTTDASGLYAERLRASAPDDHIVLPEIISKEPLGPAVRHGDNQWGDIVRWTHYAMLNAEELGVTKANVEQMKNSDNPEIKRLLGTEGKFGEATGLTNDWAVRIIKHVGNYGEVFEKNVGEGSRLKIKRGQNAQWTKGGLQYGIPVR
- a CDS encoding amino acid ABC transporter permease — encoded protein: MNSVQTAVSQTSSPKKSVLYDPKVRGIFYQVVLVAAIVFLFYVAATNAIENLQRAKIASGFGFLNNTAGFDISQTLIQFSAAGGTYGDAFVVGLLNTLIVSAIGIFFTTILGFLIGIARLSKNWMVAKVAMVYVEVLRNIPLLVQLLFWYIAVLGTLPQPRNSLEMGAGFYLNSRGLFMAKPIWGANISVIVAALVVGLVGTFLYRRWARKQQEQTGRQYPVGKVTLALILGLPLLAWIVLALAGTNPISFELPRKGTFNLTGGMQILPEFVALLLGLTTYTAAFIAEVVRAGILAVSKGQSEAAGSLGLTPGQTLRLVVIPQAMRVIVPPLTSQYLNLTKNSSLAVAIGYPDLVQVFMGTVLNQTGQAIEVVVITMGVYLTISLVTSFIMNIYNRRVAIVER